In one window of uncultured Sphaerochaeta sp. DNA:
- a CDS encoding iron ABC transporter permease codes for MNAHQRYQAERKRRTGLLLGMLGATLLLAFLFLFAGRYPSAGFRFPTDWSTNAMTRSIFLRIRLPRIVLALLAGAMLSASGFTFQMLFSNPLVEPGFLGVSQGSAFGAALMIVMGVGSTLFVQLSATLFGLLALLASYVLATRFRFGGWLLRLVLSGIAVSALFSSALGVIKLVAEPTKDLQDITFWMMGGLWNASWAQILSILWVVILSMAILLGYRWKLNLLSLQEKTSFSVGMNPKRDRIILLIVATVGTTVTISITGLIGWVGLITPHLGRKLFGSDSSTSLPGSMILGAFFLLVCDTIGRTILATEIPIGLLTSFLGAIIFMIILSLKHQEGKA; via the coding sequence ATGAATGCCCATCAGCGCTATCAGGCGGAGCGTAAACGACGAACAGGACTCCTGCTAGGAATGCTGGGAGCAACACTGCTTCTAGCATTCCTGTTCCTCTTTGCGGGGAGGTATCCCTCTGCCGGTTTCAGATTCCCCACTGACTGGTCAACCAATGCCATGACCAGGAGTATCTTCCTGCGTATCAGGCTCCCTCGTATTGTTCTGGCCCTGCTTGCCGGTGCCATGCTCAGTGCAAGCGGGTTCACGTTCCAGATGCTGTTCTCCAATCCTTTGGTTGAACCTGGTTTCCTGGGTGTAAGCCAAGGGTCGGCCTTTGGGGCGGCATTGATGATTGTCATGGGAGTGGGATCAACCCTCTTTGTACAACTGAGTGCTACGCTCTTTGGGCTGTTGGCCTTGCTTGCATCCTACGTGCTTGCAACCCGTTTCAGGTTTGGAGGGTGGTTGTTGCGGCTGGTGCTCAGTGGAATAGCGGTGTCAGCCCTCTTCTCCAGTGCACTAGGTGTGATAAAATTGGTGGCGGAACCTACCAAGGATTTGCAAGACATTACCTTCTGGATGATGGGGGGGCTCTGGAATGCCTCCTGGGCCCAGATTCTCTCCATCCTATGGGTGGTCATCCTCAGTATGGCCATCCTCCTCGGATATAGATGGAAACTCAACCTGCTTAGTCTCCAGGAGAAGACATCTTTTTCTGTGGGAATGAACCCCAAGAGAGATAGGATCATTCTTCTGATAGTTGCCACGGTAGGGACCACGGTCACCATTTCCATCACCGGTCTGATCGGCTGGGTTGGCTTGATCACCCCTCACCTGGGTCGTAAGTTGTTTGGTTCCGATAGTTCCACCAGCCTTCCCGGTTCCATGATCCTGGGAGCATTCTTTCTCTTGGTCTGCGATACCATAGGGAGGACCATCCTGGCTACCGAGATTCCCATTGGACTGCTCACCAGCTTCCTTGGTGCCATTATCTTTATGATCATCCTCTCACTCAAGCACCAGGAGGGCAAAGCATGA
- a CDS encoding ABC transporter ATP-binding protein, with amino-acid sequence MNALTVNHLSFIYPSGTKALDDVSLSVEEGQSVAILGSNGAGKSTLLDVLLGWQKSAQVSLYGKPISSYGRKELGRTLALVPQFEQYNFSFSLIDYVLFGRSPYLSGLGTPSEVDAEIAYQALYDVGLADYAERHITTLSGGEHQLLLLARAIAQQSSMLLLDEPTSALDPANRKRVLTILKQLHAKGKTLLFTTHDANLAYELASHVAMVKKGSLLCYGPKEEVVNTTMLTTLYDTELTVAQVGTKTLIY; translated from the coding sequence ATGAACGCTTTGACGGTAAACCATCTGAGTTTTATCTACCCGAGCGGCACCAAAGCGCTCGATGATGTCTCACTCTCAGTAGAGGAAGGACAGAGTGTAGCTATCCTGGGCTCCAATGGAGCAGGTAAATCAACACTGCTCGATGTCCTGTTGGGATGGCAGAAGAGTGCACAGGTATCATTATATGGGAAACCAATCTCCTCCTATGGACGGAAGGAACTTGGCAGGACATTGGCCTTGGTTCCCCAATTTGAACAATACAACTTCTCTTTTTCGCTGATCGATTATGTTCTGTTTGGGCGTTCCCCCTACCTTTCAGGGCTGGGAACACCAAGTGAAGTGGATGCAGAGATAGCCTATCAGGCACTGTATGATGTGGGTTTGGCTGACTATGCAGAGAGGCATATCACCACCTTGAGCGGAGGAGAACATCAGTTGTTGCTACTTGCAAGGGCCATTGCTCAACAGAGCTCCATGCTCTTGCTCGATGAACCTACCAGTGCATTGGACCCTGCCAACCGGAAACGTGTGCTTACCATCTTGAAGCAGTTGCATGCGAAGGGGAAGACCCTTCTGTTTACCACCCATGACGCAAACCTTGCCTACGAGCTGGCAAGCCATGTGGCCATGGTGAAGAAGGGATCTCTGCTCTGTTATGGGCCAAAAGAAGAGGTGGTCAACACTACCATGCTGACCACCCTCTATGATACCGAGCTAACCGTTGCCCAAGTCGGTACAAAAACGCTTATTTATTGA
- the ade gene encoding adenine deaminase has protein sequence MVTKKRLQEVIETAARRQKADLCITNTHILDVYNKEWFEADLLIQSGYIAGFAECGQGEAETVVDGGGRYLLPGFIDSHVHIESSHATPEEFSNLVVPCGTTTVVADPHEICNVCGLDGLSYMLEASHETALQAFFMVPSCVPATTFEHSGAVLEAMDIKEALQHERVLGLGEMMDFPGVVAGTDLVLDKIMEAKHLSKVIDGHSPAIGGAELDAYASAGILTDHECENEQELRDRIRRGMYVMLREGSACKNVLMLLGGVTEKNSRRCIFCTDDRQPKSILTDGHINNNVRIAVQDGLDPIEAICMATINSADCYHLSDRGAIAPGKRADFLLCNDLKEFSMHQVYVAGDLVAEDGSICNASKAKHDDRVSGKMQVKEFSAKRLRLPLSRSHVRVIDIIPGGVVTGAGEATVKVENGEWVHDKSQDIIKLAVVERHTGTGNVAVALLRGYGLQGGAMATSVAHDSHNIIVAGDDDGDMAMAVEHLISIGGGMVIVKQKKVLASFAQNVAGLMSYEPGSVIAEQLENLHHIAQESLHIGKEIDPFMTLCFMSLPVIPAYKLTDMGLFDVRSFSFVPLELNK, from the coding sequence ATGGTTACGAAGAAAAGACTGCAGGAAGTGATAGAAACTGCAGCAAGAAGGCAAAAAGCTGACTTGTGCATTACGAATACCCATATTTTGGATGTATATAACAAGGAGTGGTTTGAGGCTGACCTCCTGATCCAATCCGGATACATTGCAGGTTTTGCTGAGTGTGGACAAGGAGAAGCCGAAACGGTGGTTGATGGTGGGGGGCGCTATCTCCTGCCAGGTTTTATAGACAGTCATGTACATATTGAGTCCAGCCATGCCACTCCCGAGGAATTCTCCAATCTTGTGGTTCCCTGTGGAACCACCACAGTAGTTGCAGATCCCCATGAAATCTGCAATGTATGTGGTCTTGATGGACTGTCCTATATGCTGGAGGCATCTCATGAGACAGCGTTGCAAGCTTTCTTTATGGTGCCTTCCTGTGTCCCGGCTACTACCTTTGAGCATAGTGGGGCTGTATTGGAAGCAATGGATATCAAGGAAGCCTTGCAACATGAGAGAGTGCTTGGTTTAGGTGAGATGATGGACTTCCCTGGTGTAGTCGCCGGAACAGATTTGGTTCTGGACAAGATCATGGAGGCGAAGCACCTTTCCAAGGTGATCGATGGCCATAGCCCTGCAATCGGCGGAGCAGAGCTTGATGCCTATGCAAGTGCAGGGATTCTAACCGACCATGAGTGCGAGAATGAGCAAGAGCTGCGTGACCGTATCCGACGTGGCATGTATGTCATGCTCCGTGAAGGGTCGGCTTGTAAAAATGTATTGATGCTCCTGGGAGGAGTGACGGAAAAAAACAGTAGACGCTGTATCTTCTGTACGGATGATCGGCAACCGAAAAGCATTCTCACCGATGGGCACATTAACAACAATGTACGCATTGCAGTACAGGATGGACTTGATCCAATTGAGGCCATCTGCATGGCTACCATCAATAGTGCAGATTGCTATCACCTGTCTGACCGGGGTGCGATTGCACCTGGTAAGCGTGCGGATTTCCTGCTTTGCAATGACCTGAAAGAGTTCTCCATGCATCAGGTATATGTGGCTGGAGACTTGGTAGCTGAAGATGGATCGATCTGCAATGCTTCAAAAGCAAAACATGATGATCGTGTCTCTGGCAAGATGCAAGTCAAGGAATTCTCAGCCAAGCGTCTCCGCTTGCCCCTTTCCAGATCCCATGTTCGTGTAATAGACATCATCCCAGGAGGGGTGGTCACTGGAGCGGGAGAGGCTACCGTTAAGGTGGAAAATGGCGAATGGGTCCATGACAAGAGCCAGGATATCATCAAGCTTGCAGTGGTTGAGCGTCACACAGGAACAGGAAATGTTGCTGTTGCTCTCTTACGCGGGTATGGCTTGCAGGGTGGGGCGATGGCTACATCCGTTGCCCATGATTCACACAACATCATTGTAGCAGGGGATGATGATGGGGATATGGCCATGGCTGTAGAGCACTTGATCTCCATTGGAGGCGGTATGGTGATTGTGAAACAGAAGAAAGTACTAGCTTCCTTTGCACAGAACGTAGCTGGTTTGATGAGCTATGAGCCAGGCTCAGTGATCGCTGAGCAGCTGGAAAACCTTCATCATATTGCGCAGGAATCACTGCATATCGGCAAGGAAATCGATCCCTTCATGACACTCTGTTTCATGTCCTTACCGGTTATCCCTGCCTATAAGCTCACCGATATGGGGTTGTTTGATGTAAGAAGTTTCAGCTTTGTCCCTCTGGAGCTCAATAAATAA
- a CDS encoding NCS2 family permease, which produces MEKFFKLKERKTTVKTEVMAGITTFLTMAYILAVNPGILSESGMDFSKVFAATAIAASIATLVMALLANLPFALAPGMGLNAFLTYTVVFGMGYTWQFALTAVFVEGIIFLILTAANIREAIVNSIPANLKRAIGVGIGLFIAFIGMQNAGIIVDGATLVSLNADWFMGAPGLAMIGLIITGILLAHKVNGALLIGIVVTTIIGIPFGITAYKGGSYLPPAPYFFPFEFSNIMSVDFIVVVFTFLFVDMFDTVGTLIGCATKADMIQDDGSIPNCKEALFADAIGTTAGAILGTSTVTTFVESSSGVVEGGRTGLTALTVAILFALSLFLEPLFGSIPSAATAPALIIVGVMMMSPVKDIEWDEMTEAIPAFLTMIFMIVAYSIADGIMFGILSYVLLKLFTKKTNDISKMTWVVFALFVIKIIFGAL; this is translated from the coding sequence ATGGAAAAGTTTTTCAAGCTCAAAGAACGAAAAACGACCGTCAAGACTGAAGTCATGGCAGGTATTACTACCTTCTTAACTATGGCTTACATTCTTGCCGTCAACCCAGGCATCCTTTCCGAATCCGGAATGGATTTCTCCAAAGTATTTGCTGCAACTGCAATTGCTGCATCAATCGCAACCTTGGTAATGGCCCTGTTGGCCAATCTACCATTCGCTCTTGCCCCAGGCATGGGTCTGAACGCCTTCCTTACCTACACCGTCGTTTTCGGTATGGGTTACACATGGCAGTTCGCCCTCACGGCAGTATTCGTTGAAGGTATCATTTTCTTGATCCTCACCGCTGCCAATATCCGTGAGGCAATTGTCAACAGCATCCCAGCCAACCTAAAACGTGCAATCGGTGTTGGTATCGGTCTCTTCATTGCCTTCATTGGCATGCAGAATGCTGGTATCATCGTTGATGGAGCTACGTTGGTTTCTCTGAATGCTGACTGGTTCATGGGAGCTCCCGGCCTTGCCATGATTGGCTTGATCATTACCGGTATCCTCTTGGCCCACAAGGTGAACGGTGCCCTTCTCATTGGTATCGTTGTTACCACCATTATCGGCATTCCTTTTGGAATCACCGCATACAAGGGTGGCTCTTACCTTCCCCCAGCCCCGTACTTCTTCCCATTCGAGTTCTCTAATATCATGAGTGTTGACTTCATCGTTGTTGTCTTCACCTTCTTGTTTGTAGATATGTTCGATACAGTTGGAACCCTGATCGGTTGTGCCACCAAGGCTGACATGATCCAGGATGATGGATCCATCCCCAACTGTAAGGAAGCACTGTTCGCTGATGCAATCGGAACAACCGCAGGTGCAATCCTCGGAACCTCGACCGTTACCACATTTGTTGAATCTTCCAGTGGTGTTGTTGAAGGTGGACGAACTGGCTTGACTGCATTGACCGTTGCTATTCTCTTCGCTCTCTCCCTGTTCCTCGAACCGTTGTTCGGTTCCATTCCTAGTGCTGCTACAGCACCTGCCTTGATCATCGTCGGTGTTATGATGATGAGCCCGGTAAAGGATATCGAGTGGGACGAGATGACCGAAGCTATCCCCGCCTTCTTGACCATGATCTTCATGATCGTAGCTTACAGCATTGCAGATGGTATCATGTTCGGTATCCTCTCCTATGTATTGCTCAAGCTCTTCACCAAGAAGACCAACGACATTTCAAAGATGACTTGGGTTGTTTTTGCTCTGTTCGTGATCAAGATTATTTTCGGCGCCCTCTAA
- a CDS encoding SDR family NAD(P)-dependent oxidoreductase — protein MRANMMRLDTNKVYLVTGAAGFIGFHLSKRLLGLGCTVIGLDNLNDYYEVSLKEERLRMLACEQFIFYKVDLADRKELDAIFTRHQVTHVINLAAQAGVRYSIDNPYAYLQSNLVGFLNILECCRHHAVEHLVYASSSSVYGLNSKIPYSTQDKVDHPVSLYAATKKSNELMAHAYTHLYHIPTTGLRFFTVYGPYGRPDMAYFSFSKRIMEGKGIKVFNNGDMWRDFTYVDDIITALENIIPNIPEENEAKDRYKVYNIGNNKPVKLKQFIETLEQCLGKNAEKEYLPMQPGDVYQTYADVTDLMEDFDFRPNTPLEQGLEAFVSWFKPYYGY, from the coding sequence ATGCGCGCAAACATGATGCGATTGGATACGAATAAAGTGTATTTAGTCACCGGGGCTGCCGGTTTTATTGGGTTTCATCTAAGCAAACGATTGCTTGGGCTTGGATGCACGGTCATTGGTTTGGATAACCTGAACGATTACTATGAGGTGTCTCTCAAGGAAGAGCGACTGAGGATGTTGGCCTGTGAACAATTCATCTTCTATAAAGTAGATCTTGCTGACAGGAAAGAGCTTGATGCAATCTTTACCCGACACCAGGTAACCCATGTCATCAACCTTGCTGCACAAGCAGGGGTGAGATACAGCATCGACAACCCGTATGCATACCTACAATCGAATCTTGTGGGTTTCCTCAATATCTTGGAATGCTGTCGTCATCATGCAGTAGAACACTTGGTTTATGCCAGCAGCAGTTCCGTCTATGGCTTGAACAGCAAGATACCCTACTCCACACAAGATAAAGTTGACCATCCTGTAAGCCTCTATGCAGCTACCAAGAAATCCAATGAGCTGATGGCCCATGCATACACACACCTCTATCATATCCCGACCACAGGACTGAGATTCTTCACGGTCTATGGGCCGTACGGTAGACCGGATATGGCATACTTTTCATTCAGTAAAAGGATCATGGAAGGGAAAGGCATCAAGGTCTTTAACAATGGGGATATGTGGCGTGATTTCACCTACGTCGATGACATCATTACCGCCTTGGAAAACATCATTCCCAATATACCTGAAGAGAATGAAGCAAAGGATCGCTACAAGGTCTATAATATCGGAAACAATAAACCAGTGAAATTGAAGCAGTTCATAGAAACACTGGAACAGTGTCTGGGAAAGAATGCGGAAAAAGAATATCTACCGATGCAACCTGGGGATGTGTACCAGACCTATGCAGATGTCACTGACCTGATGGAAGATTTTGATTTCAGACCCAATACTCCTCTTGAGCAAGGGCTTGAGGCTTTTGTCTCGTGGTTCAAGCCATACTATGGATACTAG
- a CDS encoding NAD(P)/FAD-dependent oxidoreductase has translation MDTRNTLYDVVVIGGGAAGLFLAAHLPTSKALLIEHKEAAGKKILITGGGMCNLTNTQAKEDFLQHYGSRAQRNFLLPSFQAFPPSSLMQWFESKGVSLVTREDGKVFPASLDAHEIRDVLVRESKASIVYNSKISSLSKDGEYFSIHTDNGCFTCKNLVLATGGMSYPNTGSDGSGYSLAKMLGHSIVPPKPALAAIMVDTYQWKHLAGNAIRSSYAEFHHPGEKKRFLQATGDILFTHDGLSGPLILTASRELKAGDSITFSLLPMENKREVQEYLLALLSSQPKKQVSTILKEAGLVTSLAQQVVRELTLDPTSTPAHLNKAQRQDLVRMVTERRFIIKGIKGFNAAMVTCGGVSLKEIDRNNMQSKRVEHLYFCGEILDVDGQSGGYNLQAAFSTAYCVAEHIQV, from the coding sequence ATGGATACTAGAAATACACTCTATGATGTAGTGGTTATTGGAGGAGGAGCTGCTGGGCTGTTTCTTGCTGCTCATCTTCCCACTTCCAAGGCACTGCTGATCGAACACAAGGAAGCAGCAGGCAAGAAGATCCTGATCACCGGTGGAGGCATGTGCAACCTTACCAATACCCAAGCGAAAGAGGATTTCCTGCAGCATTATGGTAGCAGAGCACAGCGCAACTTTCTTCTTCCCTCCTTCCAGGCTTTCCCTCCCTCATCTCTCATGCAATGGTTCGAGTCCAAGGGGGTTTCCCTCGTGACCAGGGAGGATGGGAAGGTGTTCCCCGCTTCACTGGATGCCCATGAGATCAGGGATGTGCTGGTCAGGGAGAGTAAAGCCAGCATAGTGTACAACTCCAAGATCTCTTCACTCAGCAAGGATGGAGAATATTTCTCTATACACACCGATAATGGGTGTTTTACATGCAAAAACCTGGTATTGGCTACTGGTGGAATGAGTTATCCGAACACAGGAAGTGATGGGAGTGGATATAGCCTAGCCAAAATGCTTGGGCACTCCATCGTTCCTCCAAAACCAGCGCTCGCTGCCATCATGGTGGATACGTATCAGTGGAAGCACCTTGCAGGTAATGCAATCCGCTCTTCATATGCAGAGTTTCATCATCCAGGGGAGAAAAAACGGTTCCTGCAAGCTACTGGGGATATACTGTTTACACACGATGGACTCTCAGGTCCCTTGATCCTTACGGCCAGCCGTGAGCTGAAAGCAGGCGATTCCATCACATTCTCCCTGCTGCCGATGGAGAACAAACGAGAGGTTCAGGAATATCTCCTTGCACTCCTCTCCTCACAACCCAAGAAGCAGGTTTCAACCATCCTCAAGGAGGCAGGTCTTGTAACATCCCTTGCCCAGCAGGTAGTCAGGGAACTTACGCTTGATCCTACCAGTACCCCAGCCCACCTGAACAAAGCACAGCGGCAGGACCTGGTTAGGATGGTTACAGAGAGACGGTTCATCATCAAGGGGATCAAGGGATTCAATGCAGCGATGGTCACCTGTGGTGGAGTGAGCTTGAAAGAGATAGACAGAAACAACATGCAATCGAAGAGGGTTGAGCATCTCTACTTCTGTGGTGAAATTTTGGATGTGGATGGACAGAGTGGAGGCTACAACCTTCAGGCGGCATTTTCTACAGCGTACTGTGTAGCTGAACATATACAAGTATAG
- a CDS encoding VOC family protein → MQFLWTTITVGNMEESLEFYQDILSLPISSRMQTPAAEIVFLGDGETKIELIHHPGEESSPVGKNISIGLSVKNLDDHMAMLKEKGIPIAEGPFSPNPSVRFCFVHDPNGVRVQFVERN, encoded by the coding sequence ATGCAATTTCTTTGGACAACAATAACCGTTGGGAATATGGAAGAGAGCCTGGAATTTTACCAGGATATTCTCTCACTACCGATATCCAGCAGAATGCAAACACCTGCCGCTGAGATTGTGTTTTTAGGAGATGGAGAAACTAAGATCGAGTTGATCCATCACCCAGGAGAAGAGAGCTCTCCCGTAGGAAAGAACATCAGTATAGGATTAAGCGTCAAGAATCTTGATGACCACATGGCAATGCTCAAGGAAAAAGGCATTCCCATCGCAGAGGGACCCTTCTCCCCAAATCCTTCCGTCCGGTTTTGCTTTGTGCATGACCCAAACGGTGTCCGTGTGCAATTTGTGGAACGCAACTGA
- the ygeW gene encoding knotted carbamoyltransferase YgeW, producing the protein MKDKATIKQMIEELKTLKTDNMYLNDFFHTWKESDDEIAAVFQVAEVLRALRENNISTKVFDSGLGISVFRDNSTRTRFSFASACNLLGLEVQDLDEKTSQIAHGETVRETANMVSFMADVIGIRDDMYIGKGHTYMKTVAEAVQDGYDDGVLEQRPTLVNLQCDIDHPTQSMADMLHVINHFGGVENLKGKKVAMTWAYSPSYGKPLSVPQGIIGLFTRFGMDVVLAHPEGYNVMADVEEVAAENAKKSGGSYKRVESMAEAFKDADIVYPKSWAPFAVMEERTKIVEQGDQEALKALEKTCLANNAKFKDWTCTEDLMKTTKDGKALYMHCLPADITGLSCKEGEVEASVFDRYLVPLYKEASYKPYVIAAMIFLAKFQNPSAKLEELLEAAVKRIK; encoded by the coding sequence ATGAAGGACAAAGCCACAATCAAACAGATGATCGAGGAACTGAAAACCCTCAAAACTGACAACATGTATCTCAACGACTTTTTCCATACCTGGAAAGAGAGTGATGACGAAATTGCTGCCGTTTTTCAGGTAGCAGAAGTACTGCGTGCATTACGCGAGAACAATATTTCCACCAAGGTGTTCGACAGTGGACTTGGAATCTCCGTTTTCCGTGACAACTCCACAAGAACACGCTTCAGCTTTGCAAGTGCTTGTAACCTGCTCGGCCTTGAGGTCCAGGATCTTGACGAGAAGACCAGCCAGATCGCTCACGGCGAGACCGTTCGTGAAACCGCCAACATGGTTAGTTTCATGGCTGACGTCATCGGTATCCGTGACGACATGTACATTGGCAAAGGCCACACCTACATGAAGACTGTTGCTGAGGCTGTACAGGACGGCTATGACGATGGAGTACTCGAGCAGAGACCCACCTTGGTCAACCTCCAGTGCGATATCGACCACCCAACCCAGAGCATGGCTGACATGCTGCACGTGATCAATCACTTTGGTGGTGTTGAGAACCTCAAGGGCAAGAAAGTAGCCATGACCTGGGCCTATAGCCCCTCATACGGCAAGCCCCTTTCTGTCCCTCAGGGCATCATCGGACTGTTCACCCGCTTTGGCATGGATGTCGTACTTGCTCACCCAGAAGGGTACAATGTAATGGCTGATGTTGAAGAAGTCGCTGCAGAGAATGCAAAGAAGAGCGGTGGTTCCTACAAGAGAGTGGAGTCCATGGCTGAAGCATTCAAGGATGCTGACATTGTCTATCCCAAGAGCTGGGCTCCCTTTGCAGTTATGGAAGAGAGAACCAAGATTGTTGAGCAGGGCGACCAGGAAGCATTGAAGGCACTGGAGAAAACCTGTCTGGCTAACAATGCCAAATTCAAGGATTGGACCTGTACTGAAGACTTGATGAAGACCACCAAGGACGGAAAGGCTCTCTACATGCACTGCCTGCCTGCTGACATCACTGGTCTTTCCTGTAAGGAAGGTGAGGTTGAAGCTTCCGTATTTGACAGGTATCTGGTACCCCTGTACAAGGAAGCCAGTTACAAGCCATACGTCATTGCTGCAATGATCTTCCTGGCAAAGTTCCAGAATCCTTCTGCAAAGCTGGAAGAGCTGCTTGAGGCTGCTGTAAAGCGCATCAAATAG